The Nitrosospira multiformis ATCC 25196 region TCCCAGCAGCACCACCAGAAAACCTGTCCATCCAGCATTTCTCAGAATCTCCAGCACATCCGATGAAAGGGAAAGAGGAGCATTCTGGTTTGCCTGATAAGCAAAGAAGGCGGCCCACAGTACCGAAAGCAGGCACGCGACAAGGAGCATCATGCCATGCAGCCGCCCTCGCCAGCTTGTAAGCAGGAGCGCAGCCAAGACCAGATGCGCCATTCCAGCCATCGCGTAGCTGGCGGTGGCTACCGTCGTCAGCATCTCGGACTAGAGTTCCTCAAAATCATCTTCCACCCTTGCCTAGCAGGACAACCTCGATGGTTTCTATCAGGATAATGACATCAAGGAACAAACTGTGGTTCTTCACATAGTAGAGATCGTACTGAAGCTTTTCGATCGCATCTTCCACCGAGGCCCCATATTGATAGCGAACTTGCGCCCATCCCGTTATTCCCGGTTTTACGCTGTGCCTGACGTTGTAATAGGGAATTTCCGCAATCAACTGGTTCACGAAATAAGGTCTCTCCGGACGTGGCCCGACGAAGCTCATATCCCCGTTAAGCACGTTGAATATCTGGGGAAGCTCATCGATCCTCAGTTTACGGATAATTCTACCGACACGTGTCACACGCGGATCATCTGTCAGCGCCCACTGCGGCTTTCCCCCCTTCTCGGCATCATTCCGCATGCTGCGAAATTTGGCCACCATAAAGGTCTTACCGCCCTTTCCTACCCTTTCCTGGCGGTAAAAAATCGGACGGCCGTCCTCCAGAAGAATACAAAGCGCAGTGACGGCCATGACGGGTAACGTAATAATCAACAATATGATGCTCGCAACCACATCGAAAACCCGCTTGATGGCGGTTCGGAGAAGGCTCTGATCGAATCCTCCGCCAAAAATCAGCCAACTCGGGTAAAGGGAATTGACGCGAATCTTGCCTTGCTCACGCTCGAAAAAAGCCGCTGAATCGGTAACTTTGACGCCGTTCAGCTTGCATTCCAGTAAATCCTGTATCGGGAAGCATCCTCCTCTCCGTTCCTGGATCGCGATGATGATCTCCCTCACCTTGAGACGATTCACCAGGGACATCAGGGAATCCACTCTGGGCAATACCGAGGAAGCCGGGACCTGCAACTCTTCATCGGCCAGGGGAACGAAACCGACAATCTTCAGCCCCCTGTGTCTGGAACCCTCTTTCGCCCGATCGACGAACTCTCTGGCCCTTCCGCCTATTCCCAGCACAATGGCCTGGGATTCGAGAAGCCGCAGGCTCGACCATTTAAGAAAAGCCGCGCGCGTCATGAGAATGCCGGAAAAAGCAAGAAGCATTACGAGTCCCAATATGCCTCGCCCGAGATAGAGATCGGGCACCAGATAGAATATCAGGGTCATAATCCCGAATCCGGCCAGTAAGGATGGCATCAGGCGGAACAAGGTATCCTTCATATCCAGCCGCGAATCGAGCTGATACAGTCCCATCGCAGCCATGCACAGGATCATGACAAAAGCAAAGGTGCCAGCTTCCGGTAGCAGCGAAGAGAGAGAAAATGGCTCAACGTAGTTAAAAAAACGAAGACCTGTTCCAAGATACACTACGAACATCAGTACGAATACTTCCGCGCCGATGAGCAGGACTACCGTTCTTGATATGTAATGATTAGAAATACGAAACAATTTTCACCCCTCACCCTGTGCCGTAACGGGCAAGACAGCTCGCGCTGCCTCTTTCAGCCATTTCTTTCCTTTTGTCGAACCGAAGATCCGGCAGAAAGACTTCAGGTCCGACCGTGCGAAAAATTATCTGCCGGATTAAACGCACTGCTTAAAGTACTGCCGGGCCGCCCATTCGATTCCCCGATGCCAGTAGCGGAGCACGCGCCGTTCCTGCAGTCATAAGTATCTAACTTCCTAGATTATGAGACATTCTTCGAATGAGTATTCGTTTTCCGAACTGGATCGCCACATCATATCAATTTCTACAGCAGGGACAATTGGACTTTGGTACATCGAGAACTGTCCGGGCGCTGCGCAGTCTCCCGTATCAACACTGCGAAAACATGGAAAGGAGAAGTGGAGCAGAAATCCGCAGGAACCAGAGGCGAAAAGGATATTGGGATTGAAGTATTGGATGGATTATTGGCTATTGAGCAAAATCTTTTTTGAATACGCTAGCGCGTTTTCCAAGGTTTCATGCTGAAAAAGGCGCCGCGGTGTCAGGAAACCTGGCGGATGCGAAACACTCAATGGCTCATTTTCGAGGAGTCCCCGGGGTAGATGGATCCTTTGACAATCAAAGCCAACTTGAGTCGGTCGGCAATATCCAGCTTGCGAAAGACTTCCGTCAGGTGAGCTTTTACCGTGCGCTCCGTAATATCCAGCCGGCGGACAATCTGCTTGTTCGATTCACCGTTTCCCACAAGCGTTGCAATTTCATATTCACGTTGAGTCAAATTGGCAAGCAGTTCTCCAACCGCCTGTTTGATTTTGGTCTTTTCCTGGGTGATCGTAACAAGCTCATTCAGCAGATGCCAGCTGAGCGTCCTTCGAATCCAGAGCTCACCGCGCTGCACTGCTGTCACCACACTATGTAGCTGCTCTCCATCGATATCGCGCCGGCAAACTCCCTTGACACCGGTTCTGAACAACGCCCACTCAGCCTCGTCCGGAAGGGGGTGACTCAAGACTATCACTTTAGCCTCCGGGTGCAATTTTATAAGCGCCGAAATTCCACTTGGACCATTCAATTGCGGTAAGTCATAATCCAGCAGAAGAACTGAGGGCTTTAAACGAGCCAGTTCAATCTTGAGGGATTCAAGATTGGTCGAGCAGAATATCGGAGACAGGGTGCGCACCCCGTGCTCCCAATGATACAGATCGTCCTGAGAAGCGCTAGCCAGCAGGATCAAGAAGTTCTCCCGGAAAAAAACGAGTCATCAGTGCAGCACTCTGTCCATTATCTTGCCCAGCATCTGCCGTGTCACCCAGATCTCCCCGCGGTCCACGACACGAACAGCCTTCAAAAAATAAAGAGGATCAGTCTCATGGCTCAGGCACCCGCGCGCTCCATTTGCCAAGGCCTGTATGATCTGCTCCTCCTGAACTGATTTATCAGTCAGCAGTAACACGAGCGTTTCGGGGCATGTCCGCTGTAAAGCTTCCAGCAGCGCACATTCCCTTTCAATGGATAAATCGAGATTGA contains the following coding sequences:
- a CDS encoding TIGR03013 family XrtA/PEP-CTERM system glycosyltransferase, yielding MFRISNHYISRTVVLLIGAEVFVLMFVVYLGTGLRFFNYVEPFSLSSLLPEAGTFAFVMILCMAAMGLYQLDSRLDMKDTLFRLMPSLLAGFGIMTLIFYLVPDLYLGRGILGLVMLLAFSGILMTRAAFLKWSSLRLLESQAIVLGIGGRAREFVDRAKEGSRHRGLKIVGFVPLADEELQVPASSVLPRVDSLMSLVNRLKVREIIIAIQERRGGCFPIQDLLECKLNGVKVTDSAAFFEREQGKIRVNSLYPSWLIFGGGFDQSLLRTAIKRVFDVVASIILLIITLPVMAVTALCILLEDGRPIFYRQERVGKGGKTFMVAKFRSMRNDAEKGGKPQWALTDDPRVTRVGRIIRKLRIDELPQIFNVLNGDMSFVGPRPERPYFVNQLIAEIPYYNVRHSVKPGITGWAQVRYQYGASVEDAIEKLQYDLYYVKNHSLFLDVIILIETIEVVLLGKGGR
- a CDS encoding LuxR C-terminal-related transcriptional regulator, encoding MILLASASQDDLYHWEHGVRTLSPIFCSTNLESLKIELARLKPSVLLLDYDLPQLNGPSGISALIKLHPEAKVIVLSHPLPDEAEWALFRTGVKGVCRRDIDGEQLHSVVTAVQRGELWIRRTLSWHLLNELVTITQEKTKIKQAVGELLANLTQREYEIATLVGNGESNKQIVRRLDITERTVKAHLTEVFRKLDIADRLKLALIVKGSIYPGDSSKMSH
- a CDS encoding response regulator transcription factor translates to MQTVTVAIADTDAGRRAKLEQSLQEGSGIEVLTDVMSDLDGIPAAHELEPHKNLVSTEDVIARITQLKPRILFVNLDLSIERECALLEALQRTCPETLVLLLTDKSVQEEQIIQALANGARGCLSHETDPLYFLKAVRVVDRGEIWVTRQMLGKIMDRVLH